A genomic window from Treponema maltophilum ATCC 51939 includes:
- a CDS encoding DUF523 domain-containing protein, with amino-acid sequence MKIAVSACLLGENCKYNGGNNFSQKVIEFVKGHQVVPVCPEVLGGLPIPREPAEIVKGIVMQKNGNSVDAEFRKGAQIALKKILDRKIELVILQSRSPSCGVNMIYDGSFSGKLISGQGIFAKLLKENNIKVIDVENL; translated from the coding sequence ATGAAAATTGCTGTCAGCGCATGCCTGTTGGGAGAGAACTGCAAATATAATGGCGGAAATAATTTTTCTCAAAAAGTAATTGAATTTGTAAAAGGGCATCAAGTTGTTCCCGTATGCCCTGAAGTGCTCGGCGGATTGCCTATTCCAAGAGAACCCGCTGAAATAGTTAAAGGAATTGTCATGCAAAAAAACGGAAACTCCGTAGATGCGGAATTCAGAAAAGGAGCACAAATCGCCCTGAAAAAGATTCTCGATCGGAAAATTGAACTTGTAATTCTTCAGTCGAGAAGTCCCTCTTGCGGTGTAAACATGATATATGACGGCTCTTTTTCAGGAAAACTGATTTCGGGACAAGGTATTTTTGCAAAGCTTCTCAAGGAAAACAATATTAAGGTGATAGATGTTGAAAATTTATAA
- a CDS encoding protein-ADP-ribose hydrolase: protein MTQKERRIFLIDCLLKENPGYRTARIPGDEREQKRLLRSLMNVRPPQDTSEEFLRIQDEYLRETIREGGITDLAQLKPLAAQGNGTFYLWQGDITRLKVDAIVNAANSAMTGCWLPCHACIDNCIHTFAGVQLRAVCAGIMQKQGHEEPTGSAKITSAFNLPCKYVIHTVGPIVQGRLQKKHEEQLASCYRSCLELAEAHNVKSIAFCCISTGVFMFPNRRAAEIAVETVRTYCKETGSGIKVVFNVFKDEDFAIYSGILP, encoded by the coding sequence ATGACACAAAAAGAACGGCGCATTTTTTTAATAGATTGTCTTTTAAAGGAAAACCCCGGTTATCGCACGGCGCGAATACCGGGTGACGAGCGGGAACAAAAGCGTCTGCTCCGTTCCCTCATGAACGTCCGTCCGCCGCAAGATACAAGTGAAGAATTTTTACGCATACAGGACGAATATTTACGGGAAACGATCCGGGAGGGCGGCATTACCGATCTTGCGCAGTTAAAGCCTCTTGCCGCACAAGGGAACGGGACTTTTTATCTGTGGCAGGGCGACATTACACGGCTCAAAGTCGATGCGATCGTAAACGCGGCAAACAGCGCTATGACCGGCTGCTGGCTGCCCTGCCACGCGTGCATCGACAACTGCATCCACACATTCGCAGGCGTGCAGTTGCGCGCGGTTTGTGCCGGCATCATGCAAAAACAGGGGCATGAAGAACCGACGGGAAGCGCAAAAATCACGAGCGCGTTCAACCTGCCGTGCAAGTACGTGATCCACACCGTAGGGCCTATTGTGCAGGGGCGCTTACAAAAAAAACACGAAGAACAATTGGCGTCATGCTATCGTTCCTGCCTTGAACTCGCCGAAGCGCACAACGTAAAAAGTATCGCCTTTTGCTGTATTTCCACCGGCGTCTTTATGTTTCCGAATCGGCGTGCGGCGGAAATTGCGGTAGAAACCGTCCGCACATACTGTAAAGAAACGGGAAGCGGAATAAAAGTCGTTTTTAACGTATTCAAAGACGAAGATTTCGCAATTTACAGCGGAATTTTACCATAA
- a CDS encoding L-lactate dehydrogenase, with amino-acid sequence MDEKKRKVTVVGAGAVGSTFAYALAQSGYADEIAITDMNKNFAEGQALDLVQGLPFLPQVDIHAGDKADYADSDIVVVTAGAKQQSGETRIDLLKRNAAIITGIAKDIAESGCNGVMLIVSNPVDILTRAALKASGWERGRVIGSGTVLDTARFRYTLSKECGVDARNIHGYILGEHGDSEFAAWSMTSVAGRRIDEYCSGGVCSSGPHFDKAKILEEVRDSAYHIIDYKGSTYFAVGLALTRIAGAILRNEHSILSVSMTLDGEFGLKDVCLSVPCVVGRNGAERVIEGTLPADEQAALEASAKRLKDAFADMN; translated from the coding sequence ATGGATGAAAAGAAACGCAAAGTTACCGTTGTGGGAGCAGGTGCGGTCGGTTCAACCTTTGCCTACGCATTGGCTCAAAGCGGTTATGCGGACGAAATCGCAATAACCGATATGAATAAAAATTTTGCCGAAGGACAGGCGCTCGACCTTGTACAGGGCCTGCCTTTTTTACCGCAAGTCGACATACACGCGGGCGATAAGGCCGATTATGCCGACAGCGATATTGTCGTGGTTACGGCGGGAGCAAAACAACAGAGCGGGGAAACGCGCATAGACTTGCTGAAACGCAACGCTGCCATTATCACCGGCATTGCAAAAGACATCGCCGAAAGCGGCTGCAACGGTGTTATGCTGATTGTAAGCAATCCCGTGGATATATTAACACGGGCGGCGCTCAAGGCTTCCGGCTGGGAGCGCGGAAGAGTTATCGGTTCCGGCACCGTTTTGGATACGGCGCGCTTCCGCTACACGCTCAGCAAAGAATGCGGCGTCGACGCGCGCAACATTCACGGTTATATTTTGGGCGAACACGGCGACAGCGAATTTGCTGCTTGGTCGATGACATCCGTTGCGGGACGGCGTATCGACGAATACTGTTCCGGCGGCGTGTGCAGCTCCGGCCCGCACTTCGACAAAGCAAAAATTCTGGAAGAAGTACGGGATTCCGCGTATCATATTATCGACTACAAAGGTTCCACCTATTTTGCCGTCGGCTTGGCCCTGACGAGAATAGCGGGTGCCATTTTGCGCAACGAACACAGCATTTTGTCCGTTTCGATGACGCTTGACGGAGAGTTCGGGCTTAAAGACGTATGCTTGAGCGTACCCTGCGTTGTCGGACGGAACGGTGCGGAACGGGTCATCGAAGGCACCCTTCCTGCAGACGAACAGGCTGCGTTGGAAGCAAGCGCAAAACGGCTCAAAGATGCTTTTGCCGACATGAATTAA
- a CDS encoding iron-containing alcohol dehydrogenase, which yields MAILSFNTSDYIMEGLLRSLIHSSRIAAKEPKNYEARSNIMWIATWALNTLVEKGKSTDWMVHMIGQSVGAYTDATHGMTLSAVSLPYYRHIMLNAIPKFKRYATTVWNVDPAGKSDDEIVQAGLSEMKKWMQEMHLALSIKELGVTEDMIEGIADGTFILKGGYKVLTHDEIVQILKESM from the coding sequence GTGGCTATCTTAAGTTTCAACACTTCCGATTACATTATGGAAGGCCTTTTGCGATCGCTTATCCATAGCAGCCGTATCGCCGCAAAAGAACCGAAAAACTACGAAGCGCGCAGCAATATCATGTGGATTGCGACGTGGGCGCTCAATACGCTTGTCGAAAAAGGCAAGTCGACCGATTGGATGGTGCACATGATCGGACAGTCCGTCGGTGCCTATACCGACGCCACGCACGGCATGACGCTTTCCGCCGTATCGCTTCCGTATTACCGGCATATCATGTTGAACGCAATCCCCAAATTCAAACGCTATGCTACAACCGTTTGGAACGTAGACCCGGCCGGAAAATCCGATGACGAAATTGTACAAGCAGGTCTTTCCGAAATGAAAAAGTGGATGCAGGAAATGCACCTCGCATTGAGTATAAAAGAGCTCGGCGTTACGGAAGACATGATCGAAGGCATCGCCGACGGAACCTTCATCCTCAAAGGCGGGTATAAGGTTTTAACGCATGATGAAATCGTGCAGATATTGAAGGAGAGCATGTAA
- a CDS encoding alpha/beta hydrolase → MKNFILLSAAVLYIGAFAATQTNAAPAFKVEEQNFQRNGMKISGELFIPDRASPVPLVILSHGFGGNRGGVKGYAESFAEHGIAAYIFEFIGGGNHIKSDGKMTEMSVLTEAEDLIVILDNLKTDARFKPEQIFLFGESQGGFVSAYVAAMRPDDVAGLVLLYPAFVLHDYVRRHTPDLERIPDTMKLLGKTVGRIYNKDVLSFDIYTLMPQYSGKTLIIHGSADSLVPLSYSERAIKAFPDAKLITLDGAGHVFYGNAMRKAADYAVQFVQSIIGENRPQAR, encoded by the coding sequence ATGAAAAATTTTATACTTTTATCGGCGGCTGTTTTATATATCGGGGCCTTCGCCGCGACGCAGACAAACGCGGCGCCCGCCTTTAAAGTCGAAGAACAAAACTTTCAAAGAAACGGCATGAAAATATCCGGAGAGCTTTTTATCCCCGACCGCGCATCGCCCGTGCCCTTGGTCATCCTTTCGCACGGATTCGGCGGCAATCGCGGAGGCGTTAAAGGCTATGCCGAATCTTTTGCGGAGCATGGCATCGCCGCATACATTTTCGAGTTTATCGGCGGCGGCAATCATATCAAAAGCGACGGAAAAATGACGGAAATGTCGGTGCTCACCGAAGCCGAGGATTTGATTGTCATTCTCGATAACTTAAAAACCGACGCGCGTTTTAAGCCCGAGCAAATCTTTTTATTCGGAGAAAGCCAAGGAGGCTTTGTTTCGGCGTATGTTGCCGCTATGCGCCCCGATGATGTCGCGGGCTTGGTTTTATTATATCCCGCTTTTGTGTTGCATGATTACGTTCGGCGGCACACACCCGATCTGGAACGGATTCCCGACACAATGAAGCTGCTCGGAAAAACCGTCGGGCGGATTTACAATAAGGATGTACTGTCCTTTGATATTTATACATTGATGCCGCAATATTCCGGCAAAACGCTCATCATTCACGGAAGCGCCGACTCGCTTGTGCCGCTGTCGTATTCGGAACGGGCGATTAAAGCCTTCCCCGACGCGAAACTCATAACGCTTGACGGCGCAGGACACGTCTTTTACGGAAACGCAATGCGGAAAGCCGCGGACTATGCGGTACAATTTGTACAAAGCATAATCGGCGAAAACAGACCTCAGGCTCGGTAA
- a CDS encoding flavocytochrome c: MKKVVTGLFAAIFVSAVLFTACSKGSSMKNGTYTGTGEGKGGKITVEVTVKKDAIADIKVISHNETPGFDKAMDTLKAAVIKSNSTAVDTVSGCTLTSKGFLQAVNAAVAQAGGELKANKKDAAASQAKQDKTETHDVIIIGAGGAGLAAAIEAKEAGADVIVLEKMPMAGGNTLISGAEMAAPGNWLQKRDGIEDSVARFEQDIMKGGDNISNPELVHVVASNALAGAEWLRDNCGVVWENSLMFFGGHSVKRSLIPAGASGKELITKMLAKAEKLGITIVYNTPAVAFIQDAQGRVTGVSAESETTKYTFYAKKGVVLATGGFGSNLDMRKKYNPAVDENILSTNTVGSTGDGIVMSEKIGAALVDMQYIQTYPICDPLTGTLLYFDDARLYGHSVIVNKEGKRFVEELGRRDVMSMAIKAQAGHCCYEIIDQKGYEESHLEQNHAAEIDYLYKNKLLVKADTLEKAAAFFGIDAKEMIATVNRYNSYVAQGKDPEFNKRSLTFPIEKAPFYILKAVPAVHHTMGGVKINSQAQVIKTDGTVIPGLYAAGEVTGGVHGKNRLGSDAIADIIVFGRIAGKNVAK; this comes from the coding sequence ATGAAAAAGGTTGTAACGGGACTGTTCGCGGCGATCTTCGTTTCGGCGGTCTTGTTTACGGCGTGCTCGAAAGGCTCTTCGATGAAAAACGGAACATATACCGGAACGGGCGAAGGCAAGGGCGGAAAGATAACGGTGGAAGTAACCGTCAAAAAAGACGCGATTGCCGACATCAAAGTGATTTCACACAACGAAACGCCGGGTTTCGACAAAGCGATGGATACGCTTAAAGCGGCGGTAATAAAATCGAACAGTACGGCGGTCGATACGGTTTCCGGCTGTACGCTCACGTCGAAAGGCTTTCTTCAAGCCGTGAATGCGGCGGTCGCACAGGCGGGCGGGGAACTCAAAGCGAATAAAAAAGATGCCGCAGCATCTCAGGCAAAACAGGACAAAACCGAAACGCACGACGTCATCATCATAGGCGCGGGCGGTGCCGGACTTGCGGCCGCAATCGAAGCGAAAGAAGCGGGCGCCGACGTTATCGTTTTGGAAAAGATGCCGATGGCCGGAGGCAACACGCTCATCTCGGGAGCCGAAATGGCGGCTCCGGGCAACTGGCTCCAAAAGCGTGACGGTATCGAAGACAGCGTTGCGCGCTTCGAACAGGACATAATGAAAGGCGGCGACAATATCAGCAACCCGGAACTCGTGCACGTTGTCGCGTCGAATGCGCTTGCCGGTGCGGAGTGGCTGAGAGACAACTGCGGTGTCGTATGGGAAAATTCGCTGATGTTTTTCGGCGGACATTCGGTAAAGCGCAGTTTGATTCCGGCCGGTGCGAGCGGCAAAGAACTCATCACAAAGATGCTCGCAAAGGCGGAAAAGCTCGGTATTACCATCGTGTACAATACGCCCGCAGTTGCGTTTATCCAAGATGCGCAAGGACGCGTTACCGGAGTTTCGGCCGAAAGTGAAACGACGAAGTACACCTTTTATGCGAAAAAAGGCGTTGTGCTCGCAACCGGCGGTTTCGGCTCAAACCTCGATATGCGCAAAAAATACAATCCCGCCGTCGATGAAAACATCCTTTCGACGAATACGGTCGGCAGTACGGGCGACGGTATCGTCATGTCGGAAAAAATCGGAGCGGCCCTCGTCGATATGCAGTATATTCAAACCTACCCGATATGCGATCCGCTTACGGGCACGCTTTTGTATTTTGACGACGCACGCCTCTACGGCCACAGTGTTATCGTAAACAAAGAAGGCAAGCGCTTTGTCGAAGAACTCGGACGGCGCGACGTTATGTCCATGGCGATCAAAGCGCAGGCGGGACATTGCTGCTATGAAATCATCGATCAAAAAGGATACGAAGAAAGCCATCTGGAACAAAACCACGCGGCCGAAATCGATTATCTGTACAAAAACAAATTGTTGGTAAAAGCCGATACGCTTGAAAAAGCGGCGGCATTTTTCGGCATCGATGCGAAAGAGATGATCGCGACCGTAAACCGCTACAACAGCTACGTCGCGCAGGGCAAAGATCCCGAATTCAACAAACGCAGCTTAACCTTCCCGATCGAAAAGGCACCGTTTTATATTTTGAAAGCAGTGCCCGCAGTACACCACACGATGGGCGGCGTCAAAATCAACAGCCAAGCGCAAGTCATAAAAACCGACGGTACGGTGATCCCCGGTTTGTATGCCGCGGGAGAGGTAACCGGCGGCGTGCACGGCAAAAACCGCTTGGGCAGCGACGCGATCGCCGACATTATCGTGTTCGGCCGCATCGCGGGAAAAAACGTGGCAAAGTAA
- a CDS encoding radical SAM mobile pair protein B, translated as MKPGEAIIKPVTVRSVITKSNLPVADYSVNPYVGCTHACKYCYASFMKRFTGHTEPWGGFLDVKDWPKIKHPEKYAGKELFFGSVTDPYNPQETVYERTRALLLQLKDCGAKISIATKSDLVLRDLDIIRSFPNARVSWSINTLDERFRQDMDKAVSIERRLAAMETFYRAGVRTTCFISPIFPGITDVEKLIGRVRNQCHLIWLENLNLRGSYKPVIMDYIEKNYPALMPLYRDIYYCGDRSYWHLLDARLKTFTSEIGLDYVTNDDSMNRPFDAPPVVVNFFYHEQIKKSARKQS; from the coding sequence ATGAAACCCGGCGAAGCGATTATCAAACCCGTTACGGTACGCAGCGTCATAACAAAATCGAATTTACCCGTTGCGGACTATTCCGTTAATCCTTATGTCGGATGCACTCATGCGTGTAAATACTGTTATGCGTCTTTTATGAAGCGCTTTACCGGACATACCGAACCGTGGGGCGGCTTTTTAGACGTTAAAGACTGGCCGAAAATAAAACATCCCGAAAAATATGCAGGCAAAGAATTGTTCTTCGGCTCCGTTACCGACCCCTATAATCCCCAAGAAACCGTTTACGAACGTACCCGCGCCTTGCTTTTGCAGCTGAAAGACTGCGGAGCAAAAATCAGCATTGCGACAAAAAGCGATTTGGTCCTGCGCGATTTGGATATTATTCGAAGCTTCCCGAACGCCCGCGTATCGTGGTCGATCAACACGCTCGATGAGCGTTTTCGTCAAGATATGGATAAAGCCGTTTCGATTGAACGACGGCTTGCCGCAATGGAAACCTTTTACCGCGCAGGGGTACGCACCACTTGTTTTATCTCGCCGATATTTCCCGGCATTACCGATGTTGAAAAGCTTATCGGACGGGTACGAAATCAGTGCCATTTGATTTGGCTTGAAAACCTTAATTTACGCGGCAGTTATAAACCGGTTATTATGGACTATATAGAAAAGAATTATCCGGCTTTGATGCCGCTGTATCGGGATATATATTATTGCGGAGACCGCAGCTATTGGCATTTGCTTGATGCGCGGCTGAAAACGTTTACATCGGAAATCGGACTTGACTATGTAACGAACGACGACAGTATGAACCGCCCCTTCGACGCACCGCCGGTTGTCGTCAATTTTTTCTATCATGAACAGATAAAAAAATCGGCACGAAAACAATCTTAA
- the rocF gene encoding arginase translates to MNIHVIEMPLDFGASRHGSDMGPSAIRLAGLCEKLESLGHSLVKYNSPIRINPQECEKIGNPKAKYLKPIAKACTQLAKEVDESFAAGNFPFTLGGDHSIVLGTLAGAAASAKRNNQKLGVLYVDAHGDFNTPETTPSGNIHGECLAASCGFGLPELTNLYFEGTKVDPHNVCFVGIRDLDPGEKDVMRKAGVTVFTMSDIERQGFPAVVKKVVQFFKTHADVMHVSFDMDVLDPMFAPGTGIPLPAGMTNREALLLMEEMNDIGLVKSADIVEVNPILDVRNQTAILAVALAARLLGEKLY, encoded by the coding sequence ATGAATATTCACGTTATTGAAATGCCGCTCGATTTCGGGGCGTCGCGGCACGGCAGCGATATGGGGCCGTCGGCGATTCGGCTTGCCGGATTGTGCGAAAAACTTGAATCGCTCGGGCACTCGCTTGTTAAATATAATTCGCCGATTCGAATAAATCCGCAGGAATGCGAAAAAATCGGAAACCCGAAAGCAAAATATTTAAAGCCGATTGCAAAAGCCTGCACGCAGCTTGCAAAAGAAGTCGATGAGTCTTTCGCTGCGGGGAACTTTCCGTTTACGCTCGGCGGCGACCACTCGATTGTGCTCGGAACGCTTGCCGGGGCTGCCGCTTCGGCTAAACGAAACAATCAAAAGCTGGGCGTACTCTACGTCGATGCGCACGGAGATTTCAACACGCCGGAAACGACGCCTTCGGGCAATATACACGGCGAATGTCTTGCCGCATCTTGCGGTTTCGGTTTGCCGGAACTGACGAACCTCTATTTTGAGGGAACGAAGGTCGATCCACACAACGTGTGCTTTGTCGGTATCCGCGACTTGGATCCGGGCGAAAAAGACGTTATGCGCAAGGCCGGCGTTACCGTTTTTACGATGAGCGACATTGAACGGCAGGGCTTTCCCGCCGTTGTTAAAAAAGTCGTACAGTTTTTTAAAACGCATGCGGACGTTATGCACGTGTCGTTCGACATGGACGTGCTTGATCCCATGTTTGCGCCCGGCACCGGCATTCCGCTTCCCGCCGGCATGACAAACCGCGAAGCTCTTTTACTTATGGAAGAGATGAACGACATCGGTCTTGTAAAATCGGCCGATATTGTGGAAGTAAACCCTATCCTCGATGTGCGCAACCAAACGGCGATCTTGGCCGTCGCCCTTGCCGCCCGCCTGCTCGGAGAAAAATTATACTGA
- a CDS encoding RluA family pseudouridine synthase: MKKPNAHKEPEFKKNSGHKKLDILYEDAYIIVIDKPSGMLSVPYPGGSGRTAIGVLERIMRDKGTYAKHRKPLAVHRLDRDTSGVMLFALTERVKDELMRFWHGSVTERIYRAVAENPAGSALPDSGLIDEPLAYNAYNRGFVPDAEKRARFDTVEARTRYKVIERGATHTLFELSLDTGKKNQIRAHLASNGYPIAGDTVRHARTDPFGRLALHARSLAFTHPVTKQIMRFEVPEPESWIAYVRTGKR; the protein is encoded by the coding sequence ATGAAAAAGCCGAATGCGCATAAGGAACCGGAATTCAAAAAGAATTCCGGACACAAAAAGCTGGATATCTTATATGAAGACGCATACATCATTGTAATAGATAAACCGTCAGGCATGCTTTCGGTTCCGTATCCGGGCGGCAGCGGACGAACGGCTATCGGCGTACTCGAACGCATTATGCGCGACAAGGGCACCTATGCAAAACACCGCAAACCCCTTGCCGTACACCGGCTCGACCGCGACACCTCCGGCGTTATGCTTTTCGCATTGACCGAGCGCGTAAAAGACGAGCTTATGCGTTTTTGGCACGGAAGCGTTACCGAGCGCATATACCGCGCCGTTGCCGAAAATCCGGCCGGAAGCGCGCTTCCCGATTCGGGTCTTATCGACGAACCGCTTGCGTACAACGCATACAACAGAGGCTTTGTGCCCGATGCCGAAAAACGTGCGCGTTTCGATACGGTTGAAGCGCGCACGCGGTACAAAGTAATCGAACGCGGCGCAACACATACGCTTTTCGAGCTTTCTTTGGATACCGGTAAAAAAAATCAAATACGCGCGCACCTTGCATCAAACGGGTATCCCATAGCGGGAGATACGGTTCGGCATGCGCGCACCGACCCCTTCGGCCGTCTTGCGCTCCACGCCCGTTCGCTCGCATTTACGCATCCGGTTACAAAGCAAATCATGCGTTTTGAAGTTCCCGAACCGGAATCGTGGATCGCCTATGTCCGCACAGGCAAGCGGTAA
- a CDS encoding RpiB/LacA/LacB family sugar-phosphate isomerase — MKIGFGSDHSGVALKHILMEHVRNKGYECVDYGAADSKVPANYAEFGLKVAEAIKSHEVEKGVMVCGSGVGISLAANKVPGVRAAACSEPCTAKLAVEHSDINAVAMGVCIVGPEEAKMIVDAFLDARFEGGVYTERVDTLSAIERKYGK, encoded by the coding sequence ATGAAAATCGGATTTGGGAGCGATCATTCGGGAGTCGCATTAAAACATATTTTAATGGAACACGTTCGCAATAAAGGATACGAATGCGTCGATTACGGTGCGGCGGATTCAAAGGTTCCGGCAAACTACGCCGAATTCGGCTTAAAGGTTGCCGAAGCGATTAAATCGCACGAAGTTGAAAAGGGCGTGATGGTGTGCGGATCAGGCGTCGGCATTTCTCTTGCCGCAAACAAGGTTCCGGGAGTGAGGGCTGCGGCGTGCAGCGAACCGTGTACGGCAAAGCTCGCCGTCGAACACAGCGACATAAATGCGGTCGCCATGGGCGTATGTATCGTCGGACCCGAAGAAGCAAAAATGATTGTCGATGCCTTTCTTGATGCCCGCTTTGAAGGCGGCGTCTACACGGAACGGGTCGACACGCTTTCCGCTATAGAAAGAAAATACGGCAAATAA
- a CDS encoding SGNH/GDSL hydrolase family protein yields MKLICIGDSLTFGNVGYSYIHFLNKKIHAVNKGKNGDTLRGAYSRLKKIIDKPRHGGGTFILGIGTNDILLPYLKSLSLFWFLTMNLRCKIKRCIENDDIFEREYDRLLHLCSEKNKRVIVFGMPLINLKNFPHEKTVRRNAVIKRLAQKYNYSFIDIYELQKETLPPDKRTYTWKHGFAFRLIDAVIMTLLPFCKDGFAKARGLNASVDGVHFNSASAKILAAEIEKAVLR; encoded by the coding sequence ATGAAACTCATCTGTATCGGCGACAGCTTAACATTCGGTAATGTCGGCTATTCGTATATTCATTTTTTAAACAAAAAAATTCATGCCGTAAACAAAGGAAAAAACGGCGACACGCTTAGGGGCGCTTACAGCCGGCTCAAAAAAATAATCGATAAGCCCCGACACGGGGGCGGTACATTCATCCTCGGAATCGGTACAAACGATATTCTGCTGCCGTATTTAAAATCTCTTTCTTTATTTTGGTTTTTGACAATGAATCTGCGCTGCAAAATAAAACGGTGCATAGAAAACGACGATATCTTTGAACGCGAATATGACAGGCTTTTGCACTTATGCTCCGAAAAAAACAAACGCGTAATCGTTTTCGGAATGCCGCTTATTAATTTAAAAAATTTTCCGCACGAAAAGACGGTACGAAGAAACGCCGTTATCAAACGATTGGCACAAAAATATAATTATTCTTTTATCGATATATACGAACTGCAAAAAGAAACGCTTCCACCCGACAAGCGCACCTATACATGGAAACACGGTTTTGCGTTCAGGCTTATAGATGCCGTCATAATGACGCTGTTGCCGTTTTGTAAAGACGGGTTCGCAAAAGCACGAGGTTTGAACGCAAGCGTAGACGGAGTTCATTTTAATTCGGCATCGGCAAAAATTTTGGCTGCGGAAATAGAAAAAGCCGTACTGCGATAG
- a CDS encoding Type 1 glutamine amidotransferase-like domain-containing protein yields the protein MRLFLCSHFSSVGSAVEEQIAGKKVLFIPTASIHEGYTGYVGSARKLFKKAGALLTETDISSEEFSKIKTLFDDADVIYFTGGNSFFLIDCLRKTGTDKLLKRQLGKGKLFIGESAGAIVCAPTISYIEKMDPIPKDYSQSDYAGLKLIDFYILPHYLTAPFKKATEQIMQTFPTLEICAINNSQAVIIEDGKRTIISVE from the coding sequence ATGCGTTTATTTTTATGTTCACATTTTTCAAGCGTCGGCTCCGCCGTTGAAGAGCAAATTGCGGGGAAAAAGGTTCTGTTCATTCCGACCGCATCAATACACGAAGGGTATACGGGATATGTCGGTTCGGCACGTAAATTATTCAAAAAAGCGGGCGCCTTGCTGACGGAAACCGATATTTCGAGCGAAGAATTTTCGAAAATAAAAACGCTGTTTGACGATGCCGATGTTATTTATTTTACCGGAGGTAATTCGTTTTTCCTCATCGACTGTTTACGAAAAACCGGAACGGATAAACTTTTAAAACGGCAGCTGGGAAAAGGGAAATTATTTATCGGAGAGTCGGCAGGGGCTATCGTATGCGCACCGACAATTTCTTATATTGAGAAAATGGATCCGATTCCGAAAGATTATTCGCAAAGCGACTATGCGGGATTAAAACTTATTGATTTTTATATCCTGCCGCATTATCTTACCGCGCCGTTCAAAAAAGCTACGGAGCAAATTATGCAAACCTTTCCGACGCTCGAAATATGCGCTATCAATAATTCGCAAGCCGTTATTATTGAAGACGGCAAACGGACAATAATCAGCGTGGAATGA
- a CDS encoding ketopantoate reductase family protein: MKILIYGAGVIGGLYAAVFAEAGYDTTVYARGKKLETLKTRGLLYEKNGKQYKAKVKVIDVLQNDDIYDFIFLTVKENQVHTALEELRSNGSPNIVTMVNTLEPYADWENLCGKGRIIPAFPGAGGSYEDGVLKADFTPPLIQATTFAEIDGNSSERLKKLAALFKTAGVRYRIVKDMHAWQLCHLALVVPIADAYYKAENPEEVWKEADIMNDTARHIKNNFQKLYRSGVKLSPPKMHLLRLLPAPVLQAVFTQVFKSRFGNLFMYRHSMKAPDEMRSLHLQLYQYLTGL; encoded by the coding sequence ATGAAAATTTTAATCTACGGTGCGGGCGTAATCGGCGGTTTGTATGCCGCCGTGTTCGCCGAAGCGGGCTATGACACGACGGTGTACGCAAGAGGGAAAAAACTTGAAACGCTGAAAACCCGCGGCTTGCTGTATGAAAAAAACGGCAAACAGTATAAAGCAAAGGTTAAAGTTATCGATGTATTGCAAAACGATGATATCTATGATTTTATCTTTTTGACGGTAAAAGAAAATCAAGTGCATACGGCGCTCGAAGAACTCCGGTCGAACGGCAGCCCGAACATCGTTACAATGGTCAATACGCTTGAACCTTACGCCGACTGGGAGAACCTGTGCGGCAAAGGGCGTATTATCCCCGCGTTTCCGGGAGCGGGCGGCAGCTATGAAGACGGCGTGCTGAAAGCGGACTTTACGCCGCCTCTTATTCAGGCGACGACATTTGCCGAAATCGACGGGAACTCATCGGAGCGGCTGAAAAAACTCGCGGCTCTTTTTAAGACGGCGGGGGTGCGATACCGGATTGTAAAAGACATGCATGCCTGGCAACTGTGTCACTTGGCGCTGGTTGTCCCGATTGCCGATGCGTATTATAAAGCCGAAAATCCGGAAGAAGTTTGGAAAGAAGCGGATATTATGAACGATACGGCGCGGCACATAAAAAACAATTTTCAAAAATTGTACCGCTCGGGAGTAAAACTTTCGCCGCCGAAAATGCATCTTTTGAGATTGCTGCCGGCTCCGGTTCTGCAAGCCGTTTTTACTCAGGTTTTTAAAAGCCGCTTCGGAAATTTATTTATGTACCGGCACTCGATGAAAGCGCCCGATGAAATGCGATCTCTGCACTTGCAGTTGTATCAATACCTTACCGGGCTGTAA